A single region of the Xenopus laevis strain J_2021 chromosome 4L, Xenopus_laevis_v10.1, whole genome shotgun sequence genome encodes:
- the s1pr1.L gene encoding sphingosine-1-phosphate receptor 1 L homeolog, whose protein sequence is MTPTSATHRKNEYYNQEIIVNHYNYTGKYKDNPSTDVKPTSIIFIIICCFIVLENILVLLTIWRTKKFHRPMYYFIGNLALSDLLAGTAYTANILLSGPHTYKLTPVEWLIREGSMFVALSASVFSLVAIAIERYITMLKMKLHNGSKSSRSFLLISGCWFLALILGGLPIMGWNCISQMSACSTVLPLYHKHYILFCTTIFCALLMAIVILYARIYFLVRTRSRSLTFKRNLARPSRSSEKSMALLKTVIIVLSVFILCWSPLFIFLLLDFGCKVKACPVLFKAEYFLSLAVLNSATNPIIYTLTNREMRRAFLKMACCTHCSIFSSNSKVKRPIITGMEFSRSKSDNSSHPQKDEGEYPATLMSSGNVTSSS, encoded by the coding sequence ATGACTCCCACCAGTGCTACCCACAGAAAGAACGAGTATTACAATCAAGAAATCATCGTTAATCATTACAACTACACTGGAAAGTATAAAGACAACCCTAGTACTGATGTCAAGCCGACATCGATTATCTTCATTATCATTTGCTGCTTCATTGTTTTGGAAAACATCCTTGTGCTTCTTACCATCTGGAGAACCAAGAAATTTCACCGACCCATGTACTATTTTATCGGCAACTTGGCTCTTTCGGATTTGTTGGCGGGAACTGCCTACACTGCCAACATCCTGCTGTCTGGACCACACACTTACAAATTGACGCCAGTGGAATGGCTGATAAGGGAAGGGAGTATGTTTGTTGCTCTTTCCGCGTCTGTCTTTAGCCTTGTGGCTATTGCCATTGAACGCTATATCACCATGCTCAAAATGAAGTTGCACAATGGTAGCAAAAGCTCCAGGTCATTTCTCTTGATCAGTGGATGTTGGTTTCTCGCCCTTATTCTTGGAGGTCTCCCCATCATGGGCTGGAACTGTATTTCACAGATGTCTGCCTGTTCAACAGTTCTGCCTTTATACCACAAACATTATATTCTATTCTGCACCACTATATTCTGCGCCCTGTTGATGGCTATTGTTATTCTTTATGCACGGATTTATTTCTTGGTAAGGACTCGCAGCAGGAGCCTGACCTTTAAGAGAAACCTTGCAAGGCCAAGCAGAAGCTCGGAGAAGTCCATGGCATTGCTAAAAACAGTCATTATTGTCCTCAGTGTCTTCATCCTATGCTGGTCCCCTCTTTTCATCTTCCTGTTGTTAGATTTTGGCTGTAAAGTCAAAGCTTGCCCTGTCCTGTTTAAAGCGGAATATTTCTTATCACTTGCTGTTCTTAACTCTGCCACCAATCCCATCATTTACACTCTAACAAACCGGGAAATGAGAAGAGCCTTCCTTAAAATGGCTTGTTGCACTCATTGTTCTATCTTTAGTTCCAACTCAAAAGTCAAAAGGCCAATCATCACAGGAATGGAGTTCAGCAGGAGTAAATCAGACAATTCCTCGCACCCGCAGAAAGATGAGGGGGAATATCCCGCGACACTAATGTCCTCTGGGAATGTGACATCGTCATCGTAG